A window of Proteus columbae contains these coding sequences:
- the cueO gene encoding multicopper oxidase CueO translates to MQRREFLKLGATLSAVTLLPSWSRFAFAQSNTPSLAIPPQITPDAQQKIVLNIQQGVSQFIPTASTTTWGYNGSLLGPALKLKRGQPVTININNQLPETTTVHWHGLEISGEEDGGPQAAIAPGKSRTVTFTPNQVESTCWFHPHTHGVTGQQVAMGLGGLVIIEDDETANRKLPNRWGVDDLPVILQDKRLDSDGQIDYQLDVMSATIGWFGDMMLTNGAIQPQHIVPKGWVRLRFLNGCNARSLNLATSDGRSMYVIASDGGLLAEPVKVTELPILMGERFEVLVDTSDGRDFDIVTLPVRQMGMVLAPFDNVLPVLRLLPSAEKAQGTLPDQLALIPALPTLSNIATRTLHLRMDMRLDMQGMIALTERYGDKALAGIHHGMSHMRQGNGNGMMGGGMNCGHGNGDLDIYNANSINGIPFSMTEPAFDVKQGIYERWVVSGRGDMMLHPFHVHGTQFRILSENGRAPEKHRQGWKDIVKVEGQFSEILVKFDHLATKAHPFMAHCHLLEHEDTGMMAGFTVSK, encoded by the coding sequence ATGCAACGTCGCGAATTTTTAAAATTAGGCGCCACATTAAGTGCTGTAACATTATTACCAAGCTGGAGTCGTTTTGCGTTTGCTCAAAGTAACACGCCTTCATTGGCTATTCCACCTCAAATTACCCCAGATGCTCAACAAAAGATTGTTCTTAATATTCAACAAGGTGTTTCTCAATTTATTCCGACGGCAAGTACAACAACTTGGGGTTATAACGGCAGTTTATTAGGGCCTGCATTGAAATTGAAACGAGGTCAACCTGTCACTATCAATATCAATAACCAACTCCCCGAAACGACAACCGTTCACTGGCATGGGCTTGAAATTAGTGGCGAAGAAGATGGCGGCCCTCAAGCAGCGATTGCACCTGGGAAATCTCGCACAGTGACTTTTACACCAAACCAAGTTGAATCAACGTGTTGGTTCCACCCTCATACGCATGGTGTAACAGGTCAGCAAGTGGCTATGGGGTTAGGCGGATTAGTGATTATTGAAGATGATGAAACCGCAAACCGTAAATTACCTAATCGCTGGGGCGTTGATGATTTACCTGTTATTTTACAAGACAAACGTTTAGATAGTGATGGACAAATCGATTATCAACTCGATGTAATGAGTGCGACGATTGGCTGGTTCGGCGATATGATGTTGACCAATGGGGCGATCCAACCACAGCATATTGTGCCAAAAGGCTGGGTAAGATTACGATTCTTAAATGGATGTAATGCGCGTAGCTTAAATCTTGCCACTAGTGATGGCAGATCCATGTATGTGATCGCCAGTGATGGTGGATTATTAGCAGAACCTGTAAAAGTGACAGAACTCCCTATTTTAATGGGAGAGCGTTTTGAGGTTTTAGTGGATACCTCAGATGGTCGTGATTTTGATATTGTCACTTTACCTGTACGTCAAATGGGCATGGTGTTAGCACCGTTTGATAATGTATTACCTGTATTACGTTTATTACCGTCAGCAGAAAAAGCACAAGGTACTTTACCCGATCAATTAGCATTAATTCCGGCATTACCAACCCTCAGTAACATTGCAACTCGTACATTACATTTACGTATGGATATGCGTTTAGATATGCAAGGGATGATAGCATTAACAGAGCGTTATGGTGATAAAGCTTTAGCGGGTATTCATCATGGAATGAGTCATATGCGCCAAGGTAACGGCAATGGCATGATGGGCGGTGGAATGAATTGTGGTCATGGTAATGGGGATCTAGATATTTATAATGCTAATAGTATCAATGGTATTCCATTCTCAATGACTGAACCCGCATTTGATGTGAAACAGGGTATTTATGAACGTTGGGTTGTTTCTGGCCGTGGTGACATGATGTTACATCCATTCCATGTACATGGTACGCAATTCCGTATTTTATCTGAAAATGGTCGAGCACCAGAAAAACATCGCCAAGGCTGGAAAGATATCGTGAAAGTTGAAGGTCAATTTAGCGAAATTTTGGTGAAATTCGATCATTTAGCCACAAAAGCGCATCCATTTATGGCGCACTGTCATTTATTAGAGCATGAAGATACCGGTATGATGGCGGGTTTTACCGTTAGTAAATGA
- the hpt gene encoding hypoxanthine phosphoribosyltransferase, which produces MKHIVDVMISEEEIKQRIAELGREITEHYRPRQEQHDLVLIGLLKGSFIFMADLCREINVNHEVDFMTVSSYGNGMTSTRDVKIIKDLDEDIRGKDVLIVEDIIDSGNTLNRVKEILSLREPASISICTLLDKPSRREVDVPVEWIGYSIEDKFVIGYGIDYAQRYRHLPYIGHVTLLDE; this is translated from the coding sequence ATGAAACATATTGTTGATGTCATGATCTCTGAAGAAGAGATCAAACAGCGTATTGCTGAGCTAGGTCGTGAAATCACAGAACATTACCGCCCACGTCAAGAACAACACGATCTTGTCTTAATCGGCTTGTTAAAAGGTTCTTTTATTTTTATGGCAGATTTATGTCGTGAAATTAATGTGAACCATGAAGTCGATTTTATGACTGTATCAAGTTACGGTAATGGTATGACGTCAACGCGTGACGTTAAAATCATTAAAGATCTTGATGAAGATATTCGTGGTAAAGATGTTCTGATTGTTGAAGATATTATTGACTCAGGTAATACCTTAAATCGAGTTAAAGAGATTTTAAGCTTACGTGAGCCAGCTTCTATTTCTATCTGTACTTTATTGGATAAACCCTCTCGTCGTGAAGTTGATGTGCCAGTTGAGTGGATTGGTTACTCCATTGAAGATAAATTTGTTATCGGTTACGGCATCGATTATGCACAGCGTTATCGCCATCTGCCTTATATTGGGCATGTAACGTTATTAGATGAGTAA
- the can gene encoding carbonate dehydratase, translating to MMRKIEELLANNKQWSESVTEENPQFFKDLCKGQKPHFLWIGCSDSRVPAEKLINAAPGDLFVHRNVANLVIHTDLNCLSVIQYAVDVLQVEHIIVCGHYGCGGIEAAIEGTELGLINNWLLHIRDIWYKHSSMLGELAPHDRLNLLCELNVIEQVYNLGHSTIMQAAWKRGQKVMIHGWVYGLNNGELHDLDVTSDSREKLELSYRQAMAKLSHPR from the coding sequence ATGATGAGAAAAATTGAAGAGCTGTTAGCCAATAACAAGCAATGGTCAGAATCTGTTACTGAAGAAAATCCTCAGTTTTTTAAAGATCTCTGTAAAGGTCAAAAACCTCACTTTTTATGGATTGGTTGCTCTGACAGCCGCGTTCCAGCAGAAAAATTGATCAACGCAGCACCAGGGGACTTATTTGTTCACCGTAATGTAGCAAACCTAGTCATCCACACTGACTTAAACTGCCTTTCAGTGATCCAATATGCTGTTGATGTATTGCAAGTTGAGCATATTATTGTCTGTGGTCACTATGGTTGTGGTGGTATTGAAGCAGCGATTGAAGGCACTGAATTAGGTCTTATCAATAACTGGTTACTGCATATCCGCGATATTTGGTACAAGCACAGTTCCATGTTAGGCGAACTGGCACCACATGATAGATTAAACCTACTTTGTGAGCTAAACGTTATCGAACAAGTGTATAACCTTGGTCACTCTACCATTATGCAAGCAGCGTGGAAACGCGGACAAAAAGTGATGATCCACGGTTGGGTTTACGGGTTAAATAACGGTGAGCTACACGACCTTGATGTCACTTCGGATAGCCGTGAAAAACTTGAACTTTCTTATCGTCAAGCGATGGCAAAATTAAGCCATCCACGTTAA
- a CDS encoding ABC transporter ATP-binding protein yields the protein MTYALELTELTKTYHNGVKALKGINLTVEAGDFYALLGPNGAGKSTTIGIISSLVNKSSGKVKVFGYDTDTDMVNAKRQLGLVPQEFNFNPFETVLQIVLNQAGYYGVPRKLALERAEIYLTPLDLWEKRDDRARFLSGGMKRRLMIARALMHQPKLLILDEPTAGVDIELRRSMWTFLKQLNAEGTTIILTTHYLEEAEMLCRNIGIIQRGELVENTSMKGLLSKLESETFILDLAPKSPLPELQNYQYRLVDTSTLEVDVKREQGLNSVFAQLNAQGIQVLSMRNKANRLEELFVHLVNEDHTVEGERE from the coding sequence ATGACGTATGCATTGGAGTTAACGGAGTTAACGAAAACTTATCACAATGGCGTAAAAGCGCTAAAAGGTATTAACCTCACCGTTGAGGCTGGCGATTTCTATGCTTTATTAGGTCCTAATGGTGCGGGTAAATCGACCACGATTGGTATTATTAGCTCTTTAGTCAATAAGAGTAGCGGCAAAGTAAAAGTGTTTGGTTATGACACCGATACCGATATGGTAAATGCAAAACGCCAGTTAGGATTAGTGCCACAAGAATTCAATTTCAACCCTTTTGAAACCGTATTACAAATTGTTCTCAACCAAGCGGGTTATTATGGCGTGCCTCGTAAATTAGCACTAGAACGTGCCGAAATTTACTTAACTCCGTTAGATTTGTGGGAAAAACGGGATGATAGAGCGCGTTTTTTATCAGGAGGGATGAAGCGTCGTTTGATGATTGCGCGTGCGTTAATGCATCAACCGAAATTGCTTATTCTTGATGAACCTACCGCGGGGGTTGATATTGAATTACGTCGCTCAATGTGGACGTTTTTAAAACAATTAAATGCTGAAGGTACCACTATTATTTTAACGACTCACTATTTAGAAGAAGCAGAAATGCTGTGTCGGAATATTGGTATTATTCAACGTGGCGAGCTGGTTGAAAATACCAGTATGAAAGGTTTATTAAGTAAATTAGAGTCTGAAACATTTATTTTAGACTTAGCACCTAAAAGCCCATTACCTGAATTACAAAATTATCAATATCGCTTGGTTGATACATCGACTTTAGAAGTCGATGTTAAAAGAGAACAAGGATTAAACAGTGTTTTTGCTCAACTTAATGCACAAGGTATTCAAGTGTTAAGTATGAGAAATAAAGCCAATCGTCTTGAAGAATTATTTGTTCATTTAGTGAATGAAGATCATACAGTAGAAGGAGAGAGGGAATGA
- a CDS encoding ABC transporter permease, protein MIQLYWVALKTIWIKEVTRFGRIWVQTLIPPVITMSLYFVIFGNLIGKRIGDMGGVDYMQFIVPGLIMMAVITNSYANVSSSFFGAKFQRSIEELLVSPVPTHVVIAGFVGGGVARGICVGVLVTVVSLFFVPLEIHSWTMVVVTLLMTSIVFSLAGLLNAIFAKTFDDISIIPTFVLTPLTYLGGVFYSLSLLPEFWQGVSKLNPIVYMISGFRYGFLGITDVSLTVTISVLCLFIAVFYVIAWYLIEKGRGLRS, encoded by the coding sequence ATGATTCAGCTGTATTGGGTAGCCCTCAAAACAATTTGGATTAAAGAAGTTACCCGTTTTGGTCGTATTTGGGTGCAAACATTAATTCCACCAGTGATAACAATGTCTCTCTATTTTGTTATTTTCGGGAACCTAATTGGTAAACGAATTGGCGATATGGGTGGCGTAGATTATATGCAGTTTATTGTTCCTGGCCTGATTATGATGGCAGTAATAACAAACTCTTATGCCAATGTTTCCTCTTCCTTTTTTGGTGCTAAATTCCAACGTAGCATTGAAGAATTATTAGTTTCACCTGTTCCAACGCATGTTGTTATTGCAGGTTTTGTCGGTGGGGGTGTTGCTCGTGGTATTTGTGTTGGAGTATTAGTGACGGTAGTTTCACTCTTTTTTGTACCATTGGAAATACACTCTTGGACAATGGTAGTCGTGACATTACTGATGACCTCAATTGTATTTTCACTCGCGGGGTTATTAAATGCGATTTTTGCGAAAACCTTTGATGATATTAGTATTATTCCAACTTTTGTTTTAACACCATTAACCTATTTAGGCGGTGTGTTTTACTCACTGTCACTCTTGCCTGAATTCTGGCAAGGGGTATCTAAATTAAACCCGATTGTTTATATGATAAGTGGTTTCCGTTATGGTTTTCTGGGAATTACCGATGTCTCTTTAACAGTGACGATTAGCGTACTGTGTCTTTTTATTGCTGTGTTTTATGTTATTGCATGGTATTTAATTGAAAAAGGTCGTGGTTTAAGAAGCTAA
- a CDS encoding MFS transporter, producing the protein MTTASQTGKAPEAISRNKLLCIAGMGWTFDAMDVGLLAFLLTALKEDWGLTASQLGWIGSVNSIGMAVGAFVFGIMADRKGRKPVFIFTLLLFSLGCGLTALASSLMVVLVLRFFIGMGLGGELPVASTLVSESVETHERGRIVVLLESFWAVGWLIAALIAYFIIPDYGWRMAMLLSALPAVYALYLRSKLPESVSPHTSQKKTRLSIRQSMALIWSPQYRRSTLMLWILWFCVVFSYYGIFLWLPSVAMLKGFSLIKSFQYVLIMTLAQLPGYFTAAWLIERYGRKFVLVTYLAGTAISAYYFSVADSTATLLIFGMLLSFFNLGAWGALYAYTPEQYPDGIRTTGAGTATAIGRIGGILGPLMVGYLVQYQFKISSIFLIFSFSIVIGILAVMLLGQETKNKPLNSI; encoded by the coding sequence ATGACAACGGCAAGCCAAACAGGCAAAGCACCTGAGGCAATCTCTCGTAATAAACTTTTATGTATTGCAGGCATGGGATGGACTTTTGATGCAATGGATGTGGGACTATTGGCCTTTTTACTCACAGCATTAAAAGAAGATTGGGGATTAACCGCATCGCAATTGGGTTGGATTGGTAGTGTAAACTCAATTGGTATGGCAGTCGGCGCTTTTGTATTTGGCATTATGGCGGATAGAAAAGGGCGAAAGCCTGTTTTCATCTTCACATTGCTATTGTTTAGCTTAGGTTGTGGATTAACGGCATTAGCAAGCTCTTTAATGGTCGTGCTTGTTTTACGCTTTTTTATTGGTATGGGATTAGGTGGGGAATTACCCGTTGCTTCAACACTGGTCAGTGAAAGTGTTGAAACCCATGAACGAGGTCGTATTGTTGTTTTACTCGAAAGTTTTTGGGCAGTAGGTTGGCTAATTGCGGCTCTGATTGCGTATTTTATCATTCCTGATTATGGCTGGCGTATGGCTATGCTATTAAGCGCATTACCTGCGGTATATGCCCTTTATCTACGTTCAAAATTACCTGAGTCTGTATCTCCTCACACTTCACAGAAAAAAACACGTTTATCAATTCGCCAATCAATGGCATTAATTTGGTCACCTCAATATCGTCGTTCAACATTAATGTTGTGGATATTATGGTTTTGTGTGGTCTTCTCTTATTACGGTATTTTCTTGTGGTTGCCTAGTGTCGCTATGTTAAAAGGCTTTAGTTTAATTAAGAGCTTTCAATATGTGCTTATTATGACATTAGCGCAGTTACCCGGTTATTTTACGGCGGCTTGGCTCATTGAGCGCTATGGGCGAAAGTTTGTTTTAGTGACTTATTTAGCTGGAACGGCGATCAGCGCATATTATTTTAGTGTGGCTGATTCTACCGCGACACTGCTTATTTTCGGGATGTTGTTATCGTTCTTTAATTTGGGAGCTTGGGGCGCTTTATATGCTTATACGCCAGAACAATATCCCGATGGAATTCGAACAACGGGTGCAGGAACAGCAACCGCAATAGGGCGTATTGGCGGAATATTAGGGCCTTTAATGGTGGGATATTTGGTTCAATATCAATTTAAAATAAGCTCAATATTTCTGATTTTCAGTTTTTCGATTGTAATTGGAATATTAGCGGTGATGTTATTGGGGCAAGAGACAAAAAATAAGCCACTTAACTCAATTTAG